The sequence ACTTCATCACGACTCACTTCTTTTTTGAGTTCAATGGTAATCGCATGCATGTGCATCTGGGTTGTTGGAACGATCATTGCCATGGTGACAATGTCGATATGCGGGAGAACGGTGTTGACATCAGGACCGTGGTGACTTGGAATAGTTGGTGGGTCAAGAACTACTGCATCTATTGGTCCTTTTTTCACAACATGCGGATCAGCTCCTCGTCTGACCATAACTGCCCTGACTTTTGTAACACCAAATGCATCATCCATAGCTTTTATGACACGACATAGTCCGGTCGTATTGCATGAGACAACCCGGACAAATTGTCTGCCAATGGCATCTTTGTAGTTGGCATGAGCGTTAAAAGAAAATCCAGCAACTTCATGATCCTCGCCACCCTGCCAGATTGCTTTTACACCGGCCTTCTCATACAAAGCTTTGTTTGACTCACCAACTCCACCCGGAGTTCCGTCAACCACAATATCTGCTTTTTTCAGCATATCCTCTACAGAACCTGCAACCGGAATACCTGCTTTCACAAAAGCGTCTTTCTTACTCATATCTGCGATATAGATGGGATATCCTCTCTGAACTGCAATCAGGGCCTCTGCAGATGGTTTAGTCTTTGAAACCCCGATGATCTCCATATCTTTCTGTACAGAAACAGCATCTGCGACACGCTTTCCTATGGTTCCATATCCATTGACTGCAACTTTGATCATCTTGTAGACCTCTGAATAACGGTGGATGAGTTTGGTATCTGCTTTATAAATACATATAATATCCCTTTGCTTCTTCACATCACGATTCAGGGTCTGGGGACCATATTTCTACCCGGTTAATACATTCATTTTTTTCTGAAATCGAATGAAGGATAGACAGAATATCCTGATGTGGATCATTATAGAAATAAAAGAGATGACCAGAACAAACGCAGTCTGATGAGCCAAAACCCGGAATAACAGTCCCGGTTATGCATTGAGCGATGGTACATTCTATTTTTTGATCGGTGT comes from Methanospirillum hungatei and encodes:
- a CDS encoding type II glyceraldehyde-3-phosphate dehydrogenase, which gives rise to MIKVAVNGYGTIGKRVADAVSVQKDMEIIGVSKTKPSAEALIAVQRGYPIYIADMSKKDAFVKAGIPVAGSVEDMLKKADIVVDGTPGGVGESNKALYEKAGVKAIWQGGEDHEVAGFSFNAHANYKDAIGRQFVRVVSCNTTGLCRVIKAMDDAFGVTKVRAVMVRRGADPHVVKKGPIDAVVLDPPTIPSHHGPDVNTVLPHIDIVTMAMIVPTTQMHMHAITIELKKEVSRDEVLAIMREHNRIGLVEPKTAIKSTAELKEYVMDMGRPRSDLWENGIFEASVNMVGKELFFFQAIHQEADVVIENVDAIRAMMGEVKDPETSIRMTNEAMQFTAL